CGTCGAGGACGCGGCCTGCTACCTCAGCTCCCCCGTGCCCGAGGATGCCATTGCCAAGATGGAATGGATCGCCGGCGCTTTCATCTACACCTGCTCCGGCGGCCTGATGGCGGACCAGGACAACAACTCCAGCACCAATTACTTCCTGACGGCGAACCACTGCCTGAACCGCACCCGCGACGCGCAGAACGTCGAGTTCTACTGGCGCTTCCGCAAGAGCAGCTGCGGCGGCTCCTGCCCGTCCAACAACGGCTGGCCCTACCACACCACCGGCGCTTCCGTTGCGGCCACCGGCACAGGCGGCGACTTCACCCTGCTTCAGCTCAGCACCCTGCCGCCTTCCGGCACACCGGCCCTGGCCAATGACCACACCACGAACGCGGCCAACACCAACAACCTGGCGCTCTACCGGATCAGCAACCCGAACTTCGGCCCGCAGGCCTACTCGCAGCACAACGTGAGCACCAGCGCGCCGACCTGCACCGGCTGGCCGCGCGGCGAGCGCATCTACAGCCGCGACATCACCGGCGCCACCGACGGCGGCAGCAGCGGCTCCCCCGTGTTGAACGGCTCCGGACAAGTGGTCGGCCAGCTCTCCGGCTCCTGCGGCACCAACGTCAACGATCCGTGTGACGCGCAGAACAACGCCACGGTCGACGGCGCCCTGTTCTTCTATTGGAACTCGGTGTCTTCGTTCCTCGGCAGCGGCGGTGGCGGCGGCTGCACCCTCGGCCAGCCCGGCGACTCCTGCAACACCAACGCCGATTGCTGCTCCAACAACTGCAAGGGACCGTCCGGCAGGAAGACCTGCCGCTAGCAAAGCAGGAAAGCAAGATCGGAAGGCCCCCGGTCATCCGGCCGGGGGCCTTTTTGTTTTGTATGAGTTCCGTGGCTTTTTCACTTTCAATGGCCGCATCGGATCGTCTATGCTGGTGCCCCATCAAAAACACCGCCGACGGTCATTTTGAGGGAATGGGCCCACCCGCTCCGGCGCGGGAACAGGCGGCGATCCTGGTTACCGGTCACGGCGACCGTTCCTTGACGAGACCGCGAGACGCCGCCGAGGGCCGCGTTCGGAAGGAGGGAGGGATGAACAAATCAGAGAGGGACAAGCTGTTCCGCACCTATCCGGTCCTGGAGGGGCTGCCGCCGGATCTGGTCCAAAGGGTCGAGCAGGAGGCGAAGCTCATGTCGGCCCCCGCGGGGAAGCAGCTTTTCAGCGAGGGCTCTCCCTGCACCCATTACCCGCTTCTGGTGGAGGGAATCATCCGTGCCACCAAGAGCGGCCCGGACGGCCATGAAATCC
The Candidatus Polarisedimenticolia bacterium DNA segment above includes these coding regions:
- a CDS encoding serine protease, with translation MSRNPLPFRLAATALVFGLAAVLAVGAFAAPPSSPGKGDRDALTIEEMQARMQQLQSWLSSETPGRAGDNPIRISISDQDRASFSGKEIPLKIGLVKAVSPRVVVSDLDAAGISKAERPMAGGVLQATDDGGFIWARSIVSPGAQAIRVHISDFDLPPSADLYFYSKSGEAYGPYQRNGPNRDGDFWTASVASPEGILVLRQFGPATANEMRQLTFAITEVGHVGGRPAPTPSPEVALNCGNPSCVEDAACYLSSPVPEDAIAKMEWIAGAFIYTCSGGLMADQDNNSSTNYFLTANHCLNRTRDAQNVEFYWRFRKSSCGGSCPSNNGWPYHTTGASVAATGTGGDFTLLQLSTLPPSGTPALANDHTTNAANTNNLALYRISNPNFGPQAYSQHNVSTSAPTCTGWPRGERIYSRDITGATDGGSSGSPVLNGSGQVVGQLSGSCGTNVNDPCDAQNNATVDGALFFYWNSVSSFLGSGGGGGCTLGQPGDSCNTNADCCSNNCKGPSGRKTCR